In one Desulfoferula mesophila genomic region, the following are encoded:
- a CDS encoding DUF362 domain-containing protein: protein MSLVTLCKNHERAYGVQAVIGAMGWDEAANPIRGQQVLLKPNLNTADPAPGSTDNATLEALIDELWRLGAKSITLGERSWKTTRQVVAEKNLEPLLKAKQVELVIFDDLPESGWAQIKAPGHHWPGGFLVPRALLESECVVETCCLKTHAYGGVFTMSLKLAVGFVPGREQNPIYMNSLHSSPHQREMIAEINTAFTPALVVLDGVDAFVDGGPMTGELAAGDVMLASGDRVAIDAVGLACLKQLGANKAISKPAIFDQDQIRRAIELGLGVKSAREIELAAADEASRDYAAAIGEILLDNEARGASGAASKLREFTANLLKNGR, encoded by the coding sequence TTGAGTTTGGTTACATTGTGCAAAAATCATGAGCGGGCTTACGGCGTCCAGGCCGTGATCGGGGCCATGGGTTGGGACGAGGCCGCCAACCCCATCCGGGGCCAACAGGTTCTGTTGAAACCCAATCTCAACACCGCGGACCCGGCGCCCGGCTCCACGGACAACGCCACCTTGGAGGCGCTCATCGACGAGTTGTGGCGCCTGGGGGCCAAGTCCATAACCCTGGGCGAGCGCAGCTGGAAGACGACCCGCCAGGTGGTGGCCGAGAAGAACCTGGAGCCGCTGCTAAAGGCCAAGCAAGTGGAGCTGGTGATTTTCGATGATCTGCCGGAAAGCGGTTGGGCGCAGATAAAAGCCCCTGGCCACCATTGGCCCGGGGGATTTCTGGTGCCCCGAGCCCTGCTGGAGTCCGAGTGCGTGGTGGAGACCTGCTGCCTCAAGACCCATGCCTATGGCGGCGTTTTCACCATGTCCCTGAAGCTGGCGGTGGGCTTTGTGCCGGGCCGGGAGCAGAACCCGATCTACATGAACTCCCTGCATTCCTCCCCGCATCAGCGGGAGATGATCGCCGAGATCAACACGGCCTTCACCCCCGCCCTGGTGGTGTTGGACGGCGTGGACGCCTTTGTGGACGGGGGGCCCATGACCGGCGAACTGGCCGCGGGCGACGTCATGCTGGCCTCCGGCGACCGGGTGGCCATCGACGCGGTGGGCCTGGCCTGCCTAAAGCAGCTGGGCGCCAACAAGGCCATCAGCAAGCCGGCCATCTTCGATCAGGACCAGATAAGACGGGCGATCGAGTTGGGGCTGGGGGTGAAAAGCGCCCGGGAGATAGAGCTGGCGGCCGCCGACGAGGCCAGCCGGGACTACGCCGCGGCCATAGGGGAGATATTGCTGGACAACGAGGCCCGCGGCGCCTCGGGAGCCGCGTCCAAGCTGCGCGAGTTCACCGCCAATCTTTTGAAGAACGGGCGTTAG
- a CDS encoding SH3 domain-containing protein, with amino-acid sequence MPRLKKVALLLCGLLLLGSLAAGTSLGAGTIDWWVAAYERGERHKALFHLMDCADNYQAPGDDLLMLPMIQDALGREAKVAELGVQVFLYYNQLYGARNSAAYAALRASLAQRGVKVDLTRYAKWMVVIAERGANLRQSPSPEGRVLTALKNGMQALPLGQSGSWVEVKPVGPGAVDPRFERVRGYVHASLLAPY; translated from the coding sequence TTGCCGCGTTTGAAAAAGGTCGCCTTGTTGTTGTGCGGGTTGCTGCTTCTGGGTTCGTTGGCGGCGGGAACCAGCCTGGGGGCCGGGACCATCGACTGGTGGGTGGCCGCCTATGAGCGCGGCGAACGCCACAAGGCCTTGTTCCATCTGATGGACTGTGCCGACAACTACCAGGCTCCGGGCGATGATTTGCTTATGCTGCCCATGATTCAGGACGCTCTGGGCCGCGAGGCCAAGGTGGCCGAGTTGGGCGTCCAGGTGTTCCTCTATTACAATCAACTGTATGGCGCCCGTAACAGTGCGGCCTACGCCGCGCTGCGGGCCTCTCTGGCCCAACGCGGGGTGAAGGTGGATTTGACGCGCTACGCAAAATGGATGGTGGTTATCGCCGAGCGAGGCGCCAACCTGCGCCAAAGCCCCAGCCCCGAGGGGAGGGTGCTTACCGCGCTCAAAAACGGCATGCAGGCGCTCCCCCTGGGCCAGAGCGGCTCCTGGGTTGAGGTGAAACCGGTGGGGCCGGGGGCGGTGGACCCCCGCTTCGAGCGGGTGCGAGGCTACGTGCACGCTTCCCTGCTGGCCCCTTATTGA
- the nifB gene encoding nitrogenase cofactor biosynthesis protein NifB, which translates to MSIPNNSENHPCFNRGAKGSHGRVHLPVAPACNIKCNYCDRKYSCVNESRPGVTSAVLAPRQAQEYFARVVAAEPRISVAGIAGPGDPMANAAKTLQTMRLIGERFPGTLLCLSSNGLAVPEHLDALADSGVTHMTITVNAVDPAIGAKIYSWVKEGKVAYRGEEAARLLLERQTQAVAGLKERGITVKINSIVIPTINDGHMTEVARWASELGADLMNLMPMFPTPNTVFEALGEPSRELMQQLRSDCAPYLNQMSHCTRCRADAVGLLGQDRSREMGGCLSSCTKLPEPKEVSHPYVAVATREGTLVNLHLGQAPEFQIWGPIPGGFSLLEVRPAPEAGGGELRWKKLAETLSDCRHVLVSGIGETPRAVLSGYGVEPLEVSGFIEETLKAIYAGDDLSAFRIRKGKACCAEKMGSGGGMGCM; encoded by the coding sequence ATGAGCATACCCAACAACAGCGAAAATCATCCCTGTTTCAACCGGGGAGCCAAGGGCAGCCACGGACGGGTGCACCTGCCGGTGGCCCCGGCCTGCAACATCAAGTGCAACTACTGCGACCGCAAGTATTCATGCGTCAACGAGTCGCGCCCCGGCGTGACCAGCGCGGTGCTGGCTCCCCGCCAGGCCCAGGAATATTTCGCCCGGGTGGTGGCCGCCGAGCCGCGCATCAGCGTGGCGGGCATCGCCGGACCAGGCGATCCCATGGCCAACGCGGCCAAGACCCTACAGACCATGCGCCTGATCGGCGAGCGCTTTCCCGGCACCCTGTTGTGCCTGTCCTCCAACGGCCTGGCCGTGCCCGAGCATCTGGACGCCCTGGCCGACTCCGGGGTGACCCACATGACCATCACCGTGAACGCGGTGGACCCGGCCATCGGGGCCAAGATCTACTCCTGGGTCAAGGAGGGCAAGGTGGCCTACCGGGGCGAGGAAGCGGCCCGCCTGCTCTTGGAGCGCCAAACCCAGGCGGTGGCCGGGCTCAAGGAGCGCGGCATCACCGTGAAGATCAACAGCATTGTCATCCCCACCATCAACGATGGGCACATGACCGAGGTGGCCCGCTGGGCCTCCGAGCTGGGCGCGGACCTCATGAACCTGATGCCCATGTTCCCCACCCCCAACACCGTCTTCGAGGCCCTGGGCGAGCCCAGCCGCGAGCTGATGCAGCAGCTCAGGAGCGACTGCGCCCCCTATCTCAACCAGATGTCCCACTGCACCCGCTGCCGGGCCGACGCCGTGGGTCTGCTGGGCCAGGACCGCTCCCGGGAAATGGGCGGCTGCCTGTCTTCCTGCACCAAGCTGCCCGAGCCCAAGGAGGTGTCGCACCCCTACGTGGCCGTGGCCACCCGGGAAGGCACCTTGGTCAATCTGCACCTGGGCCAGGCCCCCGAGTTCCAGATCTGGGGGCCCATCCCCGGCGGCTTCAGCCTCTTGGAGGTGCGGCCCGCGCCGGAGGCGGGCGGCGGCGAGCTGCGCTGGAAAAAACTGGCCGAGACGCTGAGCGATTGCCGCCACGTGCTCGTCAGCGGCATCGGCGAAACCCCGCGGGCGGTGCTCAGCGGCTACGGGGTGGAGCCCCTGGAGGTCAGCGGTTTCATCGAGGAGACCTTGAAGGCTATCTATGCGGGCGACGACCTTTCGGCCTTCCGCATCCGCAAGGGCAAGGCCTGCTGCGCCGAGAAGATGGGCTCGGGCGGAGGCATGGGCTGCATGTAA
- a CDS encoding flippase: MPGPRLVGEVWRSPKARRAAANSGWLLAATVVARLSGLAVAVVLARVLGPEEYGVWGMALAVVALLSGLAGGGIAQVVVKELVRRPEREPQILGSALLIRLALFLPALAAALVAPHLPGLNQAGLGLVVTLLALAWLPQSFSGVTGALFQSRLQDRLNFQAGFLATVGEALGKCLAALAGAGLWVVAAVHSLASLVRAVLALRLLPGGWRQTREWRVESEVTRHLWSETWPIIFWSSMVAVYTSIDQLMLGYLVGPSSTGQYLAAVRLARVWLMLPPLILPSLFPYLVKLREENQALYEQRFAQIYWFFTWSAILISILVSLPADGLITLIFGPQYAGSGTMLAILVWGNVFSFQGLARGQWLIAEGLQRYSIYYAAIGALTNVGANLFLIPLWGGVGAAWATLLSLVCSILLGPLLFTPTRPSSLMLLRSYLPYRRGLLG; the protein is encoded by the coding sequence GTGCCGGGGCCTCGCCTAGTCGGGGAAGTGTGGCGCAGTCCCAAGGCCCGCCGGGCGGCGGCCAATTCCGGTTGGCTGCTGGCGGCCACGGTGGTGGCCCGTCTATCCGGCCTGGCGGTGGCCGTGGTCTTGGCCCGGGTGCTGGGCCCCGAAGAATACGGGGTCTGGGGCATGGCCCTGGCCGTGGTGGCCCTGCTGTCGGGCCTGGCCGGGGGGGGCATAGCCCAGGTGGTGGTCAAGGAGTTGGTTCGCCGTCCCGAGAGGGAGCCGCAAATCCTGGGCAGCGCCTTGCTGATCCGCCTGGCGCTTTTCCTGCCGGCCCTGGCCGCGGCCCTGGTGGCCCCCCACTTGCCCGGCCTGAACCAGGCGGGGCTGGGCCTGGTCGTCACGCTATTGGCCCTGGCCTGGCTGCCCCAGTCGTTTAGCGGGGTCACCGGCGCCCTCTTCCAGAGCCGCCTGCAGGACCGGCTCAACTTCCAGGCGGGCTTCCTGGCCACCGTGGGGGAGGCCTTGGGCAAGTGCCTGGCCGCTCTCGCCGGGGCTGGCCTGTGGGTCGTGGCTGCGGTCCATAGCCTGGCCAGCCTGGTGCGGGCAGTGCTGGCCCTGCGCCTTTTGCCCGGCGGTTGGCGCCAGACGCGGGAATGGCGGGTGGAATCGGAGGTGACGCGGCACCTGTGGAGCGAGACCTGGCCCATTATTTTCTGGTCGAGCATGGTGGCCGTGTATACCAGCATCGACCAATTGATGCTAGGCTACCTGGTGGGGCCCTCCTCCACCGGGCAATATCTGGCCGCCGTGCGCCTGGCAAGGGTCTGGTTGATGCTCCCGCCCTTGATTCTGCCTTCCCTGTTCCCTTACCTGGTGAAGCTAAGAGAGGAGAACCAGGCGCTCTATGAACAGCGTTTCGCGCAGATTTACTGGTTCTTCACCTGGTCGGCCATTCTCATCTCGATTTTGGTCAGCCTCCCGGCGGATGGCTTGATAACCCTGATTTTCGGCCCGCAATACGCCGGCAGCGGTACGATGTTGGCCATCCTGGTCTGGGGCAACGTGTTCAGCTTTCAGGGCCTGGCCCGGGGCCAGTGGCTGATCGCCGAGGGGCTGCAACGCTACTCCATCTATTACGCCGCCATCGGGGCTCTGACCAACGTGGGGGCCAACCTGTTTTTGATTCCCCTATGGGGCGGGGTGGGGGCGGCATGGGCCACCCTGCTTTCCCTGGTGTGCTCAATCCTGCTGGGCCCGCTCTTGTTCACGCCCACCCGGCCATCCTCCCTCATGCTGCTGCGCTCCTACCTTCCCTATCGGCGGGGCTTGCTGGGCTGA
- a CDS encoding nitrogenase component 1, whose product MKSNLAEKRDYVSSTNACKACMPLGASIAFKGVEGCVPFLHGSQGCATYMRRYLISHFREPVDIASSALGEGEAVFGGGPNLKQGLVNVINKYQAKAVGIATTCLTETIGDNVPAIVKEFLDAAKVEGPGGKMPALIHASTPSYAATHAEGFHAAVDAIVRQLAHPVARHSGINLLPGFVSPADIRHLQEVAKGFGLKATLLPDYSRPLDAPAGTSYEILPGGGTPLADIAKMGGAAATLSFGWTPYSQAAGRDLQERCGVALHDLGLPIGLRQSDAMFEALAALAKREIPSRHADQRGRLLDAMVDGHKYLSGKRAVVYGEQDLVIGLASFLAEIGVQPVLCASGGRGAGFRENLERVTEGLVRETVHAEPGVDFYRIAELSRELKPDFLLGHSKGYLIARELGVPLVRVGFPIHDRFGGPRLHHLGYRGAQEMYDRIVNALLEQKQSESNVGYGYL is encoded by the coding sequence ATGAAAAGCAACTTGGCCGAAAAGCGCGACTACGTTTCCAGCACCAACGCCTGCAAGGCCTGCATGCCCCTGGGGGCCAGCATAGCCTTCAAGGGAGTTGAGGGCTGCGTGCCCTTTTTGCACGGCTCCCAGGGCTGCGCCACCTACATGCGCCGCTATCTGATCAGCCACTTTCGCGAGCCGGTGGACATCGCCTCCAGCGCCCTGGGCGAGGGCGAGGCCGTGTTCGGCGGCGGCCCCAACCTGAAGCAGGGCCTGGTCAACGTCATCAACAAGTACCAGGCCAAGGCGGTGGGCATCGCCACCACCTGCCTCACCGAGACCATCGGCGACAACGTGCCCGCCATCGTCAAGGAGTTCCTGGACGCGGCCAAGGTGGAAGGCCCGGGCGGCAAGATGCCCGCCCTGATCCACGCCTCCACCCCCTCCTACGCGGCCACCCACGCCGAGGGCTTCCACGCGGCGGTGGACGCCATCGTGCGCCAGCTGGCCCATCCGGTGGCCCGCCACAGCGGAATCAACCTGCTGCCCGGCTTCGTGAGCCCGGCCGACATCCGCCATCTGCAGGAAGTGGCCAAGGGCTTCGGCCTCAAGGCCACCCTGCTGCCCGACTACTCGCGGCCCCTGGATGCCCCGGCCGGCACCAGCTACGAGATTCTGCCCGGCGGGGGCACCCCCCTGGCCGACATCGCCAAGATGGGCGGCGCGGCGGCCACCCTGTCCTTCGGCTGGACCCCTTATTCCCAGGCGGCGGGCCGCGACCTGCAGGAGCGCTGCGGCGTGGCACTCCACGACCTGGGCCTGCCCATCGGCCTGCGCCAGAGCGACGCCATGTTCGAGGCCCTGGCCGCGCTCGCCAAGCGCGAGATTCCCTCGCGGCACGCCGATCAACGCGGCCGCCTGCTGGACGCCATGGTGGACGGCCACAAGTACCTCTCGGGCAAGCGGGCGGTGGTCTATGGCGAGCAGGACCTGGTCATCGGCCTGGCCTCCTTCCTGGCCGAAATCGGGGTGCAGCCGGTGCTGTGCGCCAGCGGCGGGCGCGGCGCCGGTTTCCGGGAGAACCTGGAGCGGGTCACCGAGGGCCTGGTGCGCGAGACGGTCCACGCCGAGCCAGGCGTGGACTTCTACCGCATCGCCGAGCTGAGCCGCGAGCTCAAACCGGACTTCCTGCTGGGCCACTCCAAGGGCTACCTCATCGCCCGGGAGTTGGGCGTTCCCCTGGTGCGGGTGGGCTTCCCCATCCACGACCGCTTCGGCGGGCCGCGCCTGCACCACCTGGGCTACCGCGGCGCCCAGGAGATGTACGACCGCATCGTCAACGCCCTGCTGGAGCAGAAGCAGAGCGAGAGCAACGTGGGCTACGGATACCTATAG
- a CDS encoding B12-binding domain-containing radical SAM protein: MPKVLIVSPNDSRIGPNKNTWTPLFIASAAAVLENTGCTVRVFDRLAHSHRGGQSLAGTHQAMLSLVSSFKPDLVLIEANPESIYDTCHCARDIKALHDAPLGIFGAHATALPALAFQKIPQIDLLIEGEAEIPLAQLVSGDWSSASGVWLRDGDEARPPSRRSSPIDMDLLPFPAFHLMDTGYYAMRGTDTIWCHYLSSLTLMTSRGCTGRCAYCLESRDYGPGLRFRSLELVLEDVERCLRDYNLDAIYLRDCNFLVDRRRCARFCEMLLERNLHRRLLWSAQVRADCVEGGLLGLMKKAGCTSLEFGVETPNQDHLRAMDKTIPVEAAQKALGLCREVGIYSHAYLMRGLPGETLADLHASEAWVRKYRPSNFFWVKLHVFPGTPLYEQYGDSFFEDNPWDDRQAVHDYYRRNLSSVSLADLEEWLQKRARPLMARQRRICQIKANPPLALAGLTVQRVRNRALSLARKIGGGSDERE, encoded by the coding sequence ATGCCCAAAGTTTTAATCGTAAGCCCCAACGACAGCCGGATAGGCCCCAACAAAAACACCTGGACGCCTTTATTCATCGCCTCCGCGGCCGCTGTTTTGGAAAACACAGGCTGCACGGTTAGGGTTTTCGACCGCCTGGCGCACAGCCATCGCGGCGGGCAATCTTTGGCCGGCACCCACCAGGCAATGCTCTCCCTGGTGAGTTCGTTCAAGCCCGATTTGGTGCTGATCGAGGCCAACCCGGAATCCATATATGACACCTGCCACTGCGCCCGCGACATCAAGGCGCTCCACGACGCCCCCCTGGGGATTTTTGGCGCCCACGCCACGGCCCTGCCCGCCCTGGCCTTTCAAAAAATTCCTCAGATAGACTTGTTGATCGAGGGTGAGGCGGAGATCCCCCTGGCGCAATTGGTCTCAGGCGATTGGTCCTCGGCCAGCGGAGTTTGGCTGCGCGATGGCGATGAGGCGCGTCCCCCTTCGCGCAGGTCGTCTCCCATTGATATGGATTTGTTGCCATTCCCCGCATTTCACCTGATGGACACGGGCTATTACGCCATGCGTGGCACCGACACCATCTGGTGCCACTACCTGTCCTCTCTTACTCTCATGACTTCGAGGGGATGCACGGGCAGATGCGCCTATTGCCTTGAATCCAGGGACTACGGACCGGGGTTGCGCTTTCGCAGCCTTGAATTAGTGCTGGAAGATGTCGAGCGTTGTTTGCGAGACTACAACTTAGATGCGATCTATTTGCGGGACTGCAACTTCCTGGTGGACCGGCGGCGATGCGCGCGCTTTTGTGAAATGCTGCTGGAAAGGAACTTGCACCGTCGATTGCTTTGGTCCGCTCAGGTCCGGGCCGATTGCGTGGAGGGCGGTCTGCTTGGACTGATGAAAAAGGCGGGCTGCACCTCGTTGGAGTTTGGGGTGGAGACTCCCAACCAGGATCATTTAAGGGCAATGGACAAGACCATACCGGTGGAAGCGGCCCAAAAAGCCTTGGGGCTATGCCGCGAGGTGGGTATATACTCCCATGCCTACTTGATGAGGGGATTGCCGGGAGAGACCTTGGCCGACCTCCATGCCAGTGAAGCATGGGTTCGCAAGTATCGGCCTTCCAACTTTTTTTGGGTTAAACTGCATGTATTCCCGGGCACTCCCCTGTACGAGCAATACGGGGACTCGTTTTTCGAGGACAACCCCTGGGATGACCGCCAAGCGGTGCATGACTATTACCGGCGAAATTTGAGTTCCGTAAGTCTCGCTGATTTGGAAGAATGGTTGCAAAAAAGGGCCAGGCCCCTGATGGCCCGACAGAGAAGGATTTGTCAAATAAAAGCCAACCCTCCCCTTGCCTTGGCCGGACTGACCGTCCAGAGGGTGCGAAATCGAGCGCTGTCCCTGGCGCGGAAAATCGGTGGAGGTAGTGATGAGCGAGAGTGA
- a CDS encoding PqqD family protein, giving the protein MSESDPIYRKNEEFIWSELDGEAVLLNIKNGDYFSLNDTGLSFWEKVDGARPLSKILEMMFEEYDVQLTVLKQDIGDLAQEMSRKGLLETRE; this is encoded by the coding sequence ATGAGCGAGAGTGACCCCATCTATCGCAAGAATGAGGAATTCATCTGGTCCGAGCTCGACGGCGAGGCCGTGTTGCTCAACATTAAGAACGGGGACTATTTCAGCCTCAACGACACCGGTCTGTCGTTTTGGGAAAAAGTGGACGGAGCTCGGCCGCTGAGCAAGATCCTGGAGATGATGTTCGAGGAGTACGACGTGCAGCTGACGGTGCTCAAGCAGGACATAGGGGATCTGGCCCAGGAGATGTCCCGTAAGGGACTGTTGGAAACCAGGGAATAA
- a CDS encoding lasso peptide biosynthesis B2 protein yields the protein MPEEPAPPIESRLVLLRGAWRVPVIALRLGLDSLSLFLLRTPVPAMLRRRLERPAGAAFHPPTVEERRQLGRLWRLCTLCLNYLFFSSRPCLRRCLYLFAWCRQKGIQANLVIGVAKQGQDLQGHSWIELAGEPLFEDIQGLKRYRPMITADTRGGLDFHSQPEMDHPIALTDC from the coding sequence ATGCCCGAGGAGCCTGCCCCGCCCATAGAGTCCAGACTGGTGCTGCTGCGCGGGGCGTGGCGAGTGCCGGTTATCGCCTTGCGCCTGGGCCTGGACTCCCTCTCCCTGTTTCTTTTGCGCACCCCAGTGCCTGCCATGCTACGGCGGCGGCTGGAACGTCCCGCCGGGGCGGCGTTTCATCCACCCACTGTGGAGGAGCGGCGGCAACTGGGGCGTCTCTGGCGCCTGTGCACCCTGTGCCTGAATTACCTGTTTTTTTCTTCCCGCCCCTGCCTGAGACGTTGCCTGTATTTGTTCGCCTGGTGCCGTCAAAAAGGCATTCAAGCCAACTTGGTGATCGGCGTGGCCAAACAAGGCCAGGACTTACAAGGCCATAGTTGGATCGAGTTGGCGGGGGAGCCCCTTTTCGAGGATATCCAAGGCCTGAAGCGCTACCGGCCCATGATCACCGCCGATACCCGGGGCGGCCTCGACTTTCATTCACAGCCCGAAATGGATCACCCGATTGCCCTCACCGATTGTTGA
- a CDS encoding sensor domain-containing diguanylate cyclase, which translates to MKAGNQKKHTVSTKGVRLLFFIIFVSVGTILAGIITFIYQLETEGYFERLKEHESFAVKVSSQLTDKIFEDVTADLKYLSQQQAVLDFFKHNQKQDLEIIAQDFFTFSKVKNKYDQVRLLNAQGMEIVRVNYDRGHPAIVSRDQLQNKAKRYYFADTFAMGKGEVFVSPFDLNIENGVVEKPLKPMIRFGMVVFDPEGNKRGVVLLNYLGDRLLKLLEQAGKAMFGQPLLLNRKGYWIMGPQKSDDWGFMLAGRENKTIYNRFPVSAATILSQHSGQLYNKEGMFSFANIYPLKVGQQSSCGAAAAFERSTEGLTAEQYHWILISYMSPDNVKAYSFGLLTNLAILGSALFLLTALASWLIAGAIVRKRLYRAELYKMAHFDELTKLPNRALFYDRLNQTYETCKRYDRSFALLNIDLDDFKNVNDSLGHGAGDMLLKEVSGRMLGIVRKSDTVARMGGDEFMIILAELPGPQAVEAVAQKLLDSLTKPVVLDGQQAQVGACIGSAIYPDDSTDLAQLIKMADMAMYACKAEGKNMAKTYSSLSR; encoded by the coding sequence TTGAAAGCGGGCAATCAAAAAAAACACACCGTCTCGACTAAAGGTGTAAGGCTCTTATTTTTTATAATATTTGTATCTGTCGGGACCATATTGGCAGGGATAATAACTTTTATTTATCAGCTTGAAACTGAAGGCTATTTTGAGCGGCTCAAGGAACATGAAAGCTTTGCCGTCAAGGTCAGTAGCCAACTTACCGACAAAATATTTGAGGACGTTACAGCCGATTTAAAATACTTATCGCAACAGCAAGCAGTACTCGATTTTTTTAAGCATAACCAAAAGCAAGATTTGGAAATCATAGCACAAGACTTTTTCACATTCTCCAAAGTTAAAAACAAGTATGATCAGGTCCGCTTGTTAAACGCACAAGGCATGGAGATAGTACGGGTAAATTATGACCGAGGCCATCCCGCCATAGTTTCGCGAGATCAATTGCAAAATAAGGCGAAGCGCTATTACTTCGCGGATACCTTTGCCATGGGAAAAGGTGAGGTGTTTGTTTCTCCTTTTGATTTGAATATAGAAAACGGAGTTGTAGAAAAGCCTCTTAAACCAATGATTCGTTTCGGAATGGTGGTGTTTGACCCGGAGGGGAATAAGCGTGGGGTGGTTTTGTTGAATTACCTGGGCGATAGATTGTTGAAATTGCTTGAACAGGCTGGCAAGGCCATGTTTGGACAACCACTGTTGCTCAACCGCAAAGGCTATTGGATTATGGGGCCCCAAAAATCCGACGATTGGGGGTTCATGCTGGCCGGTCGGGAAAATAAAACCATATACAACCGCTTCCCCGTTTCTGCGGCTACCATTTTGAGCCAACACAGTGGTCAGCTTTATAACAAAGAGGGTATGTTTTCATTTGCCAATATATACCCTTTAAAGGTGGGCCAACAGTCAAGTTGCGGAGCGGCCGCTGCCTTTGAACGAAGTACGGAAGGCCTGACGGCTGAACAATACCACTGGATACTCATCTCTTATATGAGCCCCGATAATGTAAAAGCGTACTCTTTCGGACTTTTGACCAACTTAGCGATTTTAGGATCGGCGTTATTTTTACTCACCGCATTGGCGAGTTGGCTGATTGCCGGTGCGATCGTTCGTAAACGCCTTTATCGCGCTGAATTGTACAAAATGGCGCACTTTGATGAACTCACGAAGCTGCCCAACCGTGCATTATTTTATGACCGCCTGAATCAAACATACGAAACCTGCAAACGTTATGACCGCTCCTTCGCGCTCCTCAATATAGACCTGGACGATTTCAAGAATGTCAATGATTCCCTGGGGCACGGCGCAGGCGACATGCTATTGAAAGAGGTGTCTGGGAGAATGCTGGGAATCGTGCGCAAGTCAGACACCGTGGCGCGAATGGGCGGTGACGAGTTCATGATCATCTTGGCCGAGTTGCCTGGGCCGCAAGCCGTCGAAGCGGTGGCTCAAAAGCTCCTCGACTCTTTGACCAAGCCAGTGGTGCTGGATGGCCAGCAGGCTCAGGTTGGGGCGTGCATAGGATCGGCCATTTATCCCGACGACTCCACTGACCTGGCTCAACTTATCAAAATGGCAGACATGGCCATGTACGCATGCAAGGCGGAGGGCAAAAACATGGCTAAAACCTACTCTTCCTTGAGCCGATAG